In Microbulbifer celer, a single window of DNA contains:
- the flgE gene encoding flagellar hook protein FlgE, translating to MGFSQALSGLNSAATNLDVVGNNIANSQTVGFKGSSVQFADVYTGAMAGQGTRVAAVLQDFSNGTLEATGRNLDLGINGNGFFRFTQAGEVVYSRNGQLTLTADGYLQNAQGARLTGFPAGVGTGGQPVDLQVPAGAMNATATTGVEASFNLDATVDSIDRATVPFSTTDSDSYSYANTGTVYDSLGVQHTMTTYFTKTADNTWEVRVAVDGNEDAANTGELVFDNNGTLNEAGSTFPTYGFTPGGGAEPLNFSISFDGSTQFGNDFALDSLTQNGYAAGALVGITIDDDGTLIGNYANEKSQNLGVIALANFRNPEGLTSKGDNVWVETGASGQPLLGLAGAGQFGTLESGAVETSNVDLTRELVDLIVAQRNYQANTQTIKVQDEVLQAAVNLR from the coding sequence ATGGGTTTTTCACAGGCGCTCAGCGGCCTCAATAGCGCAGCCACCAACCTCGATGTGGTGGGTAACAATATCGCCAACTCCCAGACCGTAGGGTTCAAAGGTTCCAGCGTACAGTTTGCGGATGTCTACACCGGCGCAATGGCCGGGCAGGGTACCCGTGTAGCTGCCGTGTTGCAGGATTTTTCCAATGGCACTCTGGAGGCCACCGGGCGCAACCTGGATCTCGGCATCAATGGCAATGGTTTCTTCCGTTTCACCCAGGCCGGTGAAGTGGTTTATTCCCGCAACGGACAGCTGACCCTGACGGCCGACGGCTACCTGCAGAACGCGCAGGGCGCGCGCCTGACCGGTTTCCCCGCCGGTGTCGGTACCGGTGGCCAGCCGGTAGACCTGCAGGTGCCCGCAGGTGCAATGAACGCCACCGCCACCACCGGCGTGGAGGCGTCATTCAATCTTGACGCCACCGTGGACAGCATCGATCGCGCGACCGTGCCATTCAGCACCACCGACAGCGACAGCTACTCCTATGCCAATACCGGTACGGTCTACGATTCGCTCGGTGTCCAGCACACCATGACCACCTATTTCACCAAGACCGCCGACAACACCTGGGAAGTGCGGGTGGCGGTAGACGGCAATGAGGATGCTGCCAATACCGGGGAACTGGTATTCGATAACAACGGTACCCTCAACGAAGCCGGGAGCACTTTCCCGACCTACGGTTTCACCCCGGGTGGTGGCGCCGAGCCACTGAATTTTTCCATCAGCTTTGACGGTTCTACCCAGTTCGGCAACGACTTCGCGCTGGATTCCCTGACCCAGAACGGCTATGCCGCCGGTGCGCTGGTGGGGATCACCATTGATGACGATGGCACCCTGATTGGCAACTATGCCAATGAAAAAAGCCAGAACCTGGGTGTGATTGCACTGGCAAACTTCCGCAACCCGGAAGGTCTGACATCCAAGGGCGATAACGTGTGGGTGGAAACCGGTGCGTCCGGCCAGCCACTGTTGGGCCTCGCCGGTGCGGGGCAGTTCGGCACCCTCGAATCCGGCGCAGTGGAAACCTCCAATGTGGATCTGACCCGCGAACTCGTGGACCTGATTGTTGCCCAGCGCAACTACCAGGCGAATACCCAGACCATCAAGGTGCAGGACGAAGTACTGCAGGCCGCGGTCAACCTGCGCTGA
- a CDS encoding energy transducer TonB — protein MLTLPIVIQAGTDLPATPNYWQKGYSHNREPEMKLRYFALALPLLAAGMSVDAAPRLSGVKQQGTVEQYASILNNHTMKNIRYPARAERKRREGNVILRITIDKSGQVKDIEVVEESNYSSLNREALRSVERSNPYPAIPANLGIDSYSFTIPIRFKLNG, from the coding sequence ATGCTCACCCTGCCGATAGTTATTCAGGCAGGCACTGATCTGCCTGCCACGCCGAATTACTGGCAGAAAGGCTATTCACACAACCGGGAACCCGAAATGAAATTACGTTACTTTGCCCTTGCTTTGCCTCTGTTAGCAGCAGGCATGTCCGTCGATGCTGCGCCGCGACTGAGTGGCGTCAAGCAACAGGGTACTGTCGAGCAGTATGCAAGTATCCTCAACAATCACACCATGAAAAATATCCGCTATCCGGCGCGTGCGGAAAGAAAACGGCGAGAGGGAAATGTCATCCTGAGAATCACCATTGATAAGAGTGGGCAGGTGAAAGACATCGAAGTCGTTGAGGAGTCCAATTATTCCTCCCTGAACCGCGAAGCACTGCGCAGCGTGGAACGCTCCAATCCGTATCCGGCCATCCCCGCCAATCTGGGTATAGACAGCTACAGTTTTACCATTCCGATTCGATTCAAGCTCAATGGCTGA
- the cheZ gene encoding protein phosphatase CheZ codes for MNDEVMAQGPDNLPSDDLVQRIGHLTRMLRDSMRELGLDKEVEKAAKAIPDARARLDYVASMTEQAAERALNSVDRAQPLQNEIESRAEGLDQQWQAWFENPVELDKARELVRETRSYLSAVPAMARETNKELLEIMMAQDFQDLTGQVIKRMMEVIQEVEHQLLQVLLESVPEGEERESFRRRLEDGTAAESRRREESSLVNGPQIDSGADDVVSSQDQVDDLLEELGF; via the coding sequence ATGAATGATGAAGTAATGGCGCAGGGCCCGGACAATCTGCCGAGCGATGACCTGGTGCAACGCATCGGACACCTGACCCGGATGCTGCGCGACAGCATGCGGGAGCTGGGGCTCGACAAAGAGGTGGAAAAAGCTGCGAAGGCCATTCCCGATGCGCGCGCCCGCCTTGACTATGTCGCATCAATGACCGAGCAGGCCGCTGAGCGGGCGCTCAACTCGGTGGATCGTGCACAGCCGCTACAAAACGAAATCGAGTCCCGTGCCGAGGGGCTCGATCAGCAATGGCAGGCCTGGTTTGAAAACCCGGTAGAGCTGGATAAAGCGCGGGAACTGGTGCGGGAAACCCGCAGCTACCTTTCCGCCGTCCCCGCCATGGCCCGGGAAACCAACAAGGAACTGCTTGAAATCATGATGGCGCAGGACTTCCAGGACCTGACCGGCCAGGTGATTAAGCGCATGATGGAGGTCATCCAGGAAGTCGAGCACCAGCTGTTGCAGGTGTTGTTGGAAAGTGTGCCGGAGGGCGAAGAGCGCGAGAGTTTCCGGCGCCGGTTGGAAGACGGTACGGCCGCAGAGAGCCGGCGGCGGGAAGAGTCTTCCCTGGTCAACGGCCCGCAGATCGACAGTGGAGCCGATGATGTCGTCAGCAGCCAGGATCAGGTGGATGATCTTCTGGAAGAGTTGGGCTTCTGA
- the flgA gene encoding flagellar basal body P-ring formation chaperone FlgA, with the protein MDIAHAFLEQRSRHLGNKVQIKVAEPSAHWPHCAAPEAFLPSKNQPDWGRITVGIRCASGSTRYLQAQVAVLGNYWVPRENIPAGTTITEELLRREKGEISALPTGTLLKRKEMLGLESRRPLRAGTPVQQYQLQQRALVKRRQTVTLVAAGRGFNIQREGRALDEGAMGDKVRVRLPDRQIISGRVSGRGQIHVTTGRN; encoded by the coding sequence GTGGATATTGCCCACGCGTTTCTCGAGCAGCGCAGCCGACACCTGGGCAACAAGGTTCAGATAAAGGTCGCAGAACCTTCCGCACACTGGCCACACTGCGCTGCACCGGAAGCCTTTCTGCCGAGCAAAAATCAGCCCGATTGGGGGCGAATTACCGTGGGCATACGTTGCGCTTCCGGTAGCACCCGCTACCTGCAGGCCCAGGTCGCGGTACTCGGGAACTACTGGGTGCCGCGAGAAAACATTCCCGCTGGCACTACGATCACCGAGGAGTTATTACGGCGGGAAAAGGGAGAAATCAGCGCGCTCCCAACAGGCACCCTGCTGAAAAGGAAAGAAATGCTCGGCCTGGAGAGCCGCCGTCCACTGCGCGCCGGCACCCCCGTGCAGCAATACCAGTTACAGCAACGCGCACTGGTAAAAAGGCGACAGACGGTTACCCTGGTTGCCGCCGGGAGGGGCTTCAACATACAGCGGGAGGGACGCGCACTGGATGAGGGAGCGATGGGAGACAAGGTTCGGGTGCGACTCCCGGACCGACAAATCATTTCCGGCCGAGTCAGCGGGCGCGGACAGATACATGTGACGACAGGCAGAAATTGA
- the flgB gene encoding flagellar basal body rod protein FlgB translates to MIDRLSAALNFDQQALGLRHQRQKVLASNIANGDTPNYKARDFNFSDALAQASRSGNAGSLATATTSSRHLKGKGSSTAQEELLYRVPDQPSLDGNTVNMDVERSQFTDNSVRYQTALTLLNSRIRGLKSAMQPE, encoded by the coding sequence ATGATTGATCGACTCAGCGCAGCGCTCAATTTTGACCAGCAGGCATTGGGCTTGCGTCACCAGCGCCAGAAGGTGTTGGCCAGTAATATCGCCAACGGCGATACGCCAAATTACAAGGCGCGGGATTTCAATTTTTCCGATGCGCTCGCCCAGGCTTCGCGCAGCGGCAATGCCGGATCGCTGGCAACTGCGACTACCTCATCGCGCCACCTGAAAGGGAAAGGTAGCAGTACTGCACAGGAAGAACTGCTTTACCGGGTGCCGGACCAGCCCAGCCTGGATGGCAACACGGTCAATATGGATGTGGAACGCAGCCAGTTTACCGACAACTCGGTGCGCTACCAGACCGCTCTGACCCTGCTCAACAGCCGTATACGCGGACTCAAATCGGCGATGCAGCCTGAATAA
- the flgM gene encoding flagellar biosynthesis anti-sigma factor FlgM, translated as MKIHNITRLTPSTSAQEATGNDHASKTAQRATTTTSAPAAPGASQLHPSSLPESQDIDALRVEELREAISSGAFTVHAERIADRLIASLSEQSPADDS; from the coding sequence TTGAAAATCCACAACATTACCCGGCTGACGCCATCTACCAGCGCGCAGGAGGCCACAGGCAACGACCACGCGAGCAAGACCGCGCAGCGGGCCACGACAACCACATCCGCACCCGCGGCTCCCGGCGCAAGCCAGCTCCATCCGTCCAGCCTGCCCGAAAGCCAGGATATCGACGCTCTGCGCGTGGAAGAATTGCGCGAGGCCATTTCCTCCGGCGCTTTCACCGTACATGCCGAGCGCATTGCTGACCGGCTGATTGCCAGCCTCAGCGAACAATCGCCTGCGGACGATTCATGA
- a CDS encoding flagella synthesis protein FlgN, giving the protein MSPEALLQQHLHLLETLHGQLLEERQQVSRGKLDGAELANIAHRKQQCVADINRLEQQRRQLLTRMGYANNRSGDEQAARDGGYAGQWRALLTLAAETAAMNTSNGEMIRLRTEHNQRLLNALQEAAGKNLYGPDGRASGRATKVDARA; this is encoded by the coding sequence ATGAGCCCGGAAGCGCTTCTCCAGCAACACCTCCATCTACTGGAAACGCTTCACGGGCAACTGCTCGAAGAGCGACAGCAGGTCAGTCGCGGAAAACTCGATGGCGCCGAGCTTGCAAATATCGCCCACAGAAAACAGCAGTGCGTTGCAGACATCAACCGTCTCGAACAGCAGCGCCGTCAGCTTCTCACCCGCATGGGTTATGCAAACAATCGCAGTGGCGATGAGCAGGCGGCCCGCGATGGCGGCTACGCGGGGCAATGGCGCGCCCTGCTGACCCTGGCCGCCGAAACAGCCGCAATGAACACCAGCAATGGCGAGATGATCCGCCTCCGTACCGAACACAACCAGCGCCTGCTCAACGCGCTACAGGAAGCCGCGGGCAAAAACCTTTACGGCCCCGATGGCCGTGCCAGCGGTCGCGCGACGAAAGTCGACGCCCGCGCCTGA
- the flhB gene encoding flagellar biosynthesis protein FlhB → MADDSQDQEKTETATPRRLEKAREEGQVARSRELATVMLLCAGLGGLWALGPGLFVGLGSMMEQSFLFDRQQVFDATVMLVTAADLFERSLYALIPLFALLTAVALLAPNLLGGFLISAKSLKPQLSKLNPLKGLKRQFSHQALIELAKAIAKSVLVGSVLVVFLANRRGDFFALMDLSAERAAASALHLVAEACGWMVLSLILVILLDVPYQLWSHGKKLRMSKEEVRREFKESEGDPQLKARIRQQQQSMARNRMMSQVPEADVIVTNPTHFAVALRYDESQMAAPRVVAKGVEAVAARIRALGNEHNIPRLEAPPLARALYRHVDLEQEIPAALYTAVAEVLAWAMQLRRARNDGSELPTTPEQLPIPKALEVTP, encoded by the coding sequence ATGGCCGACGACAGCCAGGATCAGGAAAAGACAGAAACCGCCACGCCCCGCCGCCTCGAAAAAGCGCGGGAAGAGGGACAGGTGGCGCGCTCCCGGGAGCTTGCCACCGTCATGCTGCTGTGTGCCGGGCTGGGTGGCCTGTGGGCATTGGGCCCCGGCCTGTTCGTGGGACTCGGCTCCATGATGGAGCAGTCTTTTCTGTTTGATCGCCAGCAGGTGTTTGATGCCACGGTCATGCTGGTAACGGCTGCGGATCTGTTCGAGCGCAGTCTCTATGCGCTGATTCCGTTATTTGCACTGCTTACCGCGGTCGCGCTGCTCGCGCCGAACCTGCTCGGCGGTTTTCTGATTTCCGCAAAGTCTCTTAAACCACAGCTGTCCAAACTCAACCCGCTCAAGGGGCTCAAGCGACAGTTTTCCCATCAGGCGTTGATCGAGCTTGCCAAAGCCATTGCCAAGTCAGTGCTGGTGGGGAGTGTACTGGTGGTGTTTTTAGCCAATCGTCGGGGGGATTTTTTTGCGCTGATGGATCTCAGTGCAGAGCGTGCCGCCGCCTCAGCACTGCACCTGGTCGCCGAGGCCTGTGGCTGGATGGTGTTGTCGTTGATCCTGGTGATCCTTCTGGACGTGCCCTACCAGCTCTGGAGCCATGGGAAGAAACTGCGCATGAGCAAGGAGGAAGTGCGCCGGGAGTTCAAAGAGAGTGAGGGCGATCCGCAATTGAAAGCGCGCATTCGCCAGCAGCAACAGTCCATGGCTCGCAATCGCATGATGAGCCAGGTTCCCGAGGCGGACGTGATTGTCACTAACCCGACCCACTTCGCCGTTGCGTTGCGTTATGACGAAAGCCAGATGGCGGCACCGCGCGTTGTTGCCAAGGGTGTGGAAGCGGTGGCTGCGCGGATTCGGGCGCTCGGGAATGAACATAATATCCCGCGCCTGGAGGCTCCACCACTGGCGCGCGCGTTGTATCGCCATGTGGACCTGGAGCAGGAAATTCCCGCCGCCCTGTATACCGCGGTAGCCGAAGTATTGGCCTGGGCCATGCAGCTGCGGCGCGCACGCAACGACGGTTCCGAATTGCCCACCACCCCGGAACAACTGCCCATCCCCAAAGCGCTGGAGGTAACCCCGTGA
- the flgD gene encoding flagellar hook assembly protein FlgD has translation MAVSNTIDSSVRSALNVTSGASTTSGSADLQDSFMTLLVAQLQNQDPMNPMENAEMTSQLAQINTVSGIESLNETLAGINGQLDTSQMLQAADMIGKGVLVAGDRVLVGEEGATTPFGVELAQAADEVQITIRNASGEVIRTFEPFAMDAGVESFTWDGTTNDGGVAAEGSYTIEVTATANGDSVTASALNYALVSGVSLSGQGVPLLDLGGITEPVDLDDIRQIL, from the coding sequence ATGGCCGTGAGCAACACCATCGACAGCAGCGTGCGCTCTGCACTGAACGTCACTTCAGGTGCGAGTACCACCAGCGGCAGTGCCGACCTGCAGGACAGCTTCATGACCCTGCTGGTGGCACAACTGCAGAACCAGGACCCGATGAACCCGATGGAAAATGCGGAAATGACCTCGCAACTCGCGCAGATCAACACCGTTAGTGGCATCGAGTCTCTTAATGAAACCCTCGCCGGCATTAACGGCCAATTGGATACCAGCCAGATGCTGCAGGCAGCGGACATGATCGGTAAAGGCGTGCTGGTGGCCGGCGACCGCGTGCTGGTGGGTGAGGAAGGTGCGACCACCCCCTTCGGCGTGGAACTGGCACAGGCGGCAGATGAAGTCCAGATCACCATCCGCAATGCCAGTGGTGAAGTGATTCGCACTTTTGAACCCTTTGCCATGGATGCCGGAGTGGAGTCGTTCACCTGGGATGGCACCACCAACGACGGCGGTGTGGCCGCTGAAGGGTCATACACCATTGAGGTTACCGCCACGGCCAACGGTGATTCCGTTACCGCCAGTGCGCTCAATTATGCGCTGGTCAGTGGTGTCAGCCTGAGCGGGCAGGGTGTACCCCTGCTTGACCTGGGCGGCATCACGGAGCCGGTCGATCTCGACGATATTCGGCAGATTCTTTAA
- a CDS encoding EAL and HDOD domain-containing protein: MIPLGQVISDDTLDVLLACRPVYTRNQDVAAFELLVQGERAASGATLEQIEASSPIILGNYNRLYQQGSTRSVPSFLKVTDDVILAPGLPDLPQQHYILEVAEDVLLTSERVERLRELAKRGYRIALAGYDPDDVELDAMLEVVHIVKLDTARMSDDQLQRAMAKLRRHGVEALADNLADKNRFNICQALGFTYYQGDFLSTPATVKGKKISGNKVLLLELLSELQNPDASPVRLEEIALRDAKLTYRILKLVNSAAVSLHREVNSISHAIGLLGMKEIQRWASLFLVEGERGKPEELTRKMLVRGRMCEVLAEVAGYNNANDHFIVGLLSLLDAMMDIAMPELMEQVPLNRNVKNALLHRSGDLGRTLGEVELYERGAFSELTLIDSKPVYETAYRHSVSWARQALQALTYDD; this comes from the coding sequence GTGATACCACTAGGTCAAGTGATCAGTGACGACACTCTGGATGTCCTGCTGGCCTGCAGGCCGGTATATACCCGCAACCAGGACGTTGCCGCATTCGAATTATTGGTACAGGGCGAGCGCGCTGCCAGCGGCGCCACTCTGGAACAGATCGAGGCCAGCAGCCCGATCATTCTCGGAAACTATAACCGCCTGTACCAGCAGGGCAGTACCCGCAGTGTACCGAGCTTCCTCAAGGTGACCGACGATGTAATCCTCGCACCCGGACTCCCCGACCTGCCGCAGCAGCACTATATTCTGGAGGTTGCCGAGGATGTACTCCTGACTTCCGAACGGGTGGAACGACTGCGGGAGCTGGCCAAGCGTGGCTACCGGATTGCACTGGCGGGGTACGATCCCGATGACGTCGAGCTGGATGCAATGCTGGAAGTTGTGCATATCGTCAAGCTGGATACGGCACGCATGAGCGACGACCAACTGCAAAGAGCGATGGCGAAACTGCGCAGACATGGCGTGGAAGCGCTGGCGGACAACCTGGCCGATAAAAACCGCTTCAACATCTGCCAGGCCCTCGGCTTTACCTATTACCAGGGCGACTTCCTCAGCACACCGGCAACGGTCAAGGGCAAGAAAATCAGCGGCAACAAGGTATTGTTACTGGAGCTGTTGAGCGAACTACAGAACCCGGATGCCTCGCCCGTACGCCTGGAAGAGATCGCACTGCGCGACGCCAAGCTCACCTACCGGATCCTGAAGCTGGTGAATTCCGCAGCGGTCAGCCTGCATCGGGAAGTCAACTCTATCTCCCACGCCATCGGCCTGCTGGGAATGAAGGAGATCCAACGCTGGGCCAGCCTGTTTCTGGTGGAAGGTGAACGGGGCAAACCGGAAGAATTGACCCGCAAAATGCTGGTACGCGGACGTATGTGCGAAGTACTGGCGGAAGTGGCCGGCTACAACAATGCGAACGATCACTTTATTGTGGGGTTATTGTCACTGCTGGATGCGATGATGGATATCGCCATGCCGGAACTGATGGAACAGGTTCCCCTGAACCGGAATGTGAAAAATGCCCTGCTACACCGCAGCGGCGATCTCGGCCGCACTCTTGGCGAGGTGGAATTGTACGAGCGGGGGGCGTTTTCTGAATTGACCCTGATCGATAGCAAACCGGTGTATGAAACCGCCTATCGCCACAGTGTCTCCTGGGCGCGCCAGGCGCTGCAGGCGCTAACCTACGACGACTGA
- a CDS encoding RNA polymerase sigma factor FliA, with translation MYTAQGTINRDALLEEHLPAVRRQALSLQVKLPSGIDLDDLIQAGTIGLLDAMQRFDPNAGASFSTFANQRIRGAMIDELRTRDWLPRSVRRNARLLEQSLRQLEQRLGRAAEEREIAAEMGVSLDEYHRLLLDTNSGHLLPFEEIVAESGEPEAGAGAPATPFSALVDHEQREQLVTAIEQLPEREKLLMALYYQEELNLKEIGVVLGVTESRVCQLHSQAIKRLRTRLV, from the coding sequence ATGTATACAGCTCAGGGAACCATCAATCGGGATGCACTGCTGGAAGAACATCTGCCAGCGGTGCGTCGCCAGGCGTTGTCATTGCAGGTCAAACTACCTTCCGGCATTGATCTTGATGACCTGATCCAGGCTGGCACCATTGGCCTTCTGGATGCGATGCAACGGTTTGATCCCAACGCCGGTGCGAGTTTTTCCACCTTTGCCAACCAGCGTATTCGCGGTGCCATGATTGATGAACTGCGTACCCGTGACTGGTTGCCGCGCAGTGTCCGCCGCAATGCCCGCTTACTGGAACAGAGCCTGCGACAACTCGAGCAGCGACTCGGACGCGCCGCCGAAGAGCGGGAAATCGCCGCGGAGATGGGGGTTTCCCTAGACGAGTATCACCGCCTGCTACTGGATACCAACTCCGGGCACCTGCTGCCGTTTGAGGAAATTGTGGCGGAAAGTGGTGAGCCCGAGGCTGGAGCCGGCGCTCCGGCTACGCCTTTCAGTGCCCTGGTGGATCACGAGCAGCGAGAGCAGCTTGTTACCGCCATCGAGCAATTGCCCGAGCGGGAGAAGCTGCTCATGGCGCTCTACTATCAGGAAGAACTCAATCTGAAGGAAATCGGCGTGGTTCTCGGTGTGACCGAGTCCAGGGTGTGCCAGTTGCACAGTCAGGCAATCAAGCGTTTGCGCACCAGATTGGTTTGA
- the flgC gene encoding flagellar basal body rod protein FlgC: MSMFSIFEISGSAMAAQGQRMNVTASNLANADSVAGPNGEAYRAKHLVFQARAQEGSGIGGVQVTGLVEDNAPLRQEYRPEHPLADEAGYVSLPNVEPVNEMVDMIAASRSYQANVEVLNTSKQLMLKTLTLGEN; encoded by the coding sequence ATGTCTATGTTTTCGATTTTTGAGATTTCCGGCTCTGCCATGGCGGCCCAGGGTCAGCGCATGAACGTCACCGCGAGCAATCTCGCCAATGCCGATAGCGTGGCCGGCCCCAACGGAGAGGCTTACCGGGCAAAGCATCTGGTTTTTCAGGCGCGCGCCCAAGAGGGCAGTGGGATCGGTGGTGTGCAGGTGACGGGATTGGTGGAAGACAACGCACCCCTGCGCCAGGAATACCGTCCCGAGCACCCGCTGGCGGACGAAGCCGGTTACGTGAGCCTGCCGAACGTGGAGCCGGTCAATGAAATGGTCGACATGATCGCCGCATCGCGCTCCTACCAGGCGAATGTGGAAGTGCTGAACACCAGCAAACAGCTGATGCTGAAAACCCTGACCCTGGGAGAAAACTGA
- the flhA gene encoding flagellar biosynthesis protein FlhA has translation MKFLNLNPASGGFSLPAGRVLAGPVLILLIMSMLILPLPPFALDLFFTFNIALSLMVLLVSMFTLRALDFAAFPAVLLFTTLLRLALNVASTRVVLMEGHNGGAAAGKVIEAFGQFLVGGNFAVGLVVFLILVVINFMVITKGAGRIAEVGARFMLDAMPGKQMAIDADLNAGLIGEEDARARRTEVSQEADFYGSMDGASKFVRGDAVAGLVIMAVNVIGGLLIGTMQHDLSFGEAARTYTLLTIGDGLVAQIPALVISTAAGVTVSRVNTDQDVGQQMIEQLLTNPRVLYLAAGVMGLLGLVPGMPNLVFLLFTAALAGIAWMMGKRRDDELVREQMVSEPAAQPQVPEASWDDVELIDTLGLEVGHRLIPLVDQRQEAELLGRIKSVRKKFAKEVGFLPPVVHIRDDLELSPNTYVITLKGAEVGRGEAYPGKWLAINPGQVTGELQGEITEEPAFGLPAVWIDSTQREQAQVYGYTVVDAGTVVATHFNHLLHRHCAEMLGRQEVQQLLDKLSGDSNSLVEEVVPKTVSLTTLQRILQNLLDEDVPIRDLRTILDTLADQGEQAGDVHELTARVRLALGRVLTHQWFPGNAEMRVMGIDSQLEQVLSQALEGGGALEPGLADTLMAQAAAALDRQETAGDPPVLVVRHGLRPLLSHFLRRRLRQLVVLSQAEIPDDRMVKISNVIGERTAA, from the coding sequence GTGAAATTTCTGAACCTGAACCCGGCGTCCGGTGGATTCAGTCTGCCTGCAGGTCGGGTACTGGCAGGTCCCGTACTGATCCTGCTGATCATGTCGATGCTGATCCTGCCGTTGCCGCCGTTTGCACTGGATCTCTTTTTCACCTTCAACATCGCCCTGTCGCTGATGGTTTTGCTGGTGAGCATGTTCACGCTGCGCGCGTTGGATTTTGCGGCATTTCCCGCTGTGCTCCTGTTTACCACCCTGCTGCGCCTGGCATTGAATGTGGCTTCCACCCGAGTGGTATTGATGGAGGGACACAACGGCGGCGCTGCTGCGGGTAAGGTCATCGAGGCGTTCGGACAGTTTCTGGTGGGGGGAAATTTTGCGGTCGGGCTGGTGGTGTTCCTGATTCTGGTGGTCATCAATTTTATGGTCATCACCAAAGGCGCCGGACGTATTGCAGAAGTAGGTGCCCGCTTCATGCTCGATGCAATGCCGGGTAAACAGATGGCGATCGATGCCGACCTGAATGCGGGGCTGATCGGTGAAGAGGACGCACGCGCACGGCGCACCGAGGTCTCCCAGGAAGCGGACTTTTACGGTTCCATGGATGGTGCCAGCAAGTTTGTGCGCGGCGATGCCGTGGCCGGGCTGGTGATCATGGCAGTGAACGTGATCGGTGGTCTGTTGATCGGCACCATGCAACACGACCTCTCATTTGGCGAAGCGGCCCGCACTTATACCCTGCTGACCATTGGTGATGGCCTGGTTGCACAGATTCCGGCGCTGGTCATTTCCACTGCTGCCGGTGTGACCGTATCGCGGGTCAACACGGACCAGGATGTGGGCCAGCAGATGATCGAACAGCTGCTCACCAACCCGCGGGTTCTGTATCTGGCCGCCGGTGTGATGGGGTTGCTGGGGTTGGTGCCGGGCATGCCAAACCTGGTGTTCCTGCTGTTTACCGCTGCCCTTGCCGGTATCGCCTGGATGATGGGCAAGCGCCGGGATGACGAGTTGGTGCGCGAGCAGATGGTGTCAGAGCCGGCAGCACAACCACAGGTACCGGAGGCGAGTTGGGATGACGTAGAGCTGATCGATACGCTCGGGCTGGAAGTCGGGCACCGCCTGATCCCGCTGGTGGATCAGCGTCAAGAGGCGGAGCTGCTGGGGCGAATCAAAAGCGTGCGCAAAAAGTTCGCAAAGGAAGTCGGTTTTCTGCCGCCGGTGGTACACATACGCGATGACCTCGAACTGTCGCCGAACACGTACGTCATCACCCTCAAGGGCGCTGAAGTCGGACGCGGTGAGGCCTATCCCGGAAAATGGCTCGCGATCAATCCCGGACAGGTCACCGGTGAGCTGCAGGGAGAAATTACGGAAGAACCCGCGTTCGGGCTGCCTGCCGTGTGGATTGATTCAACCCAGCGCGAGCAGGCCCAGGTCTATGGCTACACCGTGGTGGATGCCGGTACCGTCGTCGCTACACACTTCAACCATCTGCTTCATCGCCACTGCGCCGAAATGCTCGGCCGCCAGGAAGTACAGCAATTGCTGGACAAACTGTCCGGAGACAGTAACAGCCTGGTGGAAGAAGTGGTTCCGAAAACCGTTTCTCTCACTACGCTGCAGCGCATTCTGCAAAACCTATTGGATGAGGATGTTCCGATACGCGATCTGCGTACCATCCTCGATACACTTGCCGATCAAGGGGAGCAGGCTGGCGATGTGCATGAGCTGACCGCGCGGGTGCGGCTGGCACTGGGGCGGGTGCTTACCCATCAGTGGTTCCCGGGCAATGCCGAAATGCGTGTCATGGGGATCGACAGCCAGTTGGAGCAGGTCCTGTCACAGGCCCTGGAGGGCGGTGGTGCATTGGAACCCGGGTTAGCGGATACGTTGATGGCGCAGGCCGCTGCCGCACTGGATCGGCAGGAGACCGCAGGCGATCCGCCAGTACTGGTGGTTCGCCATGGTCTGCGGCCGTTATTGTCGCACTTTTTACGTCGCCGTCTGCGCCAGTTGGTGGTGCTATCACAGGCAGAAATTCCCGACGACCGCATGGTGAAAATCAGCAATGTGATCGGTGAGCGCACGGCGGCCTAA